One Vanacampus margaritifer isolate UIUO_Vmar chromosome 20, RoL_Vmar_1.0, whole genome shotgun sequence DNA window includes the following coding sequences:
- the cd226 gene encoding CD226 antigen, with product MKCVLCLCGLRASRKLQLGCRSTRLINAAFILLRRAKMEVVQKERWYFVALVLLTFLQGACSDTAPEIETITIHLQEGMILDCLCPWDGNLTMVSWTKDPDTNSIAVFHPEYGVATTYHYRERIEFLRSTPMDGSISMKNVTHQDIGVYHCSVQTFPQGPWIRNIQVEDLDEPPEDDKEDNAEVMEADAHVTAEPSGNLTVECNHQRNGTAVHQAVVEHMPFGQAWVIIGICKLVEGGVLIEDYSERGQLSCEQNLDVSLQLGPVAREDGGMYRCSFSTDAGLQTNTVMVTVSPSGGFSLSVFMMYVYLVIATAGLILLTVLLIVLLRRRKKTRREESRDKLHPSQPHSWRRWWANELCGQVY from the exons ATGAAGTGCGTGCTGTGTCTCTGTGGCCTGAGAGCGAGCAGGAAGTTGCAGCTCGGGTGCCGTTCCACTCGTCTCATCAATGCAGCTTTCATTCTCCTCCGCCGGGCCAAGATGGAAGTCGTACAAAAGGAGCGCTGGTACTTCGTGGCACTTGTCTTGCTCACTTTTCTTCAAG GAGCATGCTCAGATACCGCCCCGGAGATCGAGACCATCACGATCCACCTCCAGGAGGGGATGATCCTAGACTGCTTGTGCCCCTGGGATGGAAACCTCACGATGGTGTCATGGACCAAAGACCCGGACACCAACTCCATCGCCGTTTTCCACCCGGAGTACGGCGTTGCCACCACTTACCATTACCGCGAACGGATCGAGTTCTTGAGGAGCACGCCCATGGACGGAAGCATATCCATGAAGAATGTCACCCACCAGGATATTGGGGTTTATCACTGCTCTGTCCAGACGTTCCCCCAAGGCCCCTGGATCCGAAACATTCAGGTGGAGGATTTAG atgagcctCCAGAAGACGACAAAGAAGACAACGCGGAGGTCATGGAGGCCGACGCGCACGTGACGGCGGAACCCAGCGGCAACCTAACGGTGGAGTGCAACCACCAGCGCAACGGCACCGCCGTCCACCAGGCGGTGGTGGAGCACATGCCGTTCGGCCAAGCGTGGGTCATCATCGGCATATGCAAGCTGGTGGAGGGCGGCGTGCTGATCGAAGATTACAGCGAGCGGGGTCAGCTCAGCTGCGAGCAGAACCTGGACGTCAGTCTGCAACTGGGTCCCGTCGCGCGGGAAGACGGCGGCATGTACCGCTGCAGCTTCAGCACCGACGCCGGCCTGCAGACCAACACGGTCATGGTCACCGTGTCGCCGTCAG GTGGCTTCAGCCTGTCCGTCTTTATGATGTATGTTTACTTGGTGATCGCAACTGCTGGACTGATCTTACTGACTGTACTCCTCATCGTCTTGTTGAGGCGCAG GAAGAAGACGAGACGAGAAGAGAGCAGAGATAAGCTGCACCCATCTCAACCACAT AGTTGGCGGCGGTGGTGGGCAAACGAGCTTTGCGGACAAGTCTACTGA